In uncultured Treponema sp., one genomic interval encodes:
- a CDS encoding iron-sulfur cluster assembly scaffold protein, translated as MKYTAEVEHMCPLAKGAYHGPAPIPEEGAWVQAKTQEDISGFTHGIGWCAPQQGACKLTLNVKNGVIEEALVETIGCSGMTHSAAMASEILIGKTIIEALNTDLVCDAINTAMRELFLQIVYGRTQSAYSKDGLKVGASLEDLGKNLRSQVGTMFATRKTGPRYLEMTEGYVETCAVDKDNQIIGYNCINFGKLMDALKAGTDPKEAIEKARTHYGRVTEDQGMVKLIDPRKE; from the coding sequence ATGAAGTACACTGCAGAAGTGGAGCACATGTGCCCGTTGGCAAAAGGTGCTTATCACGGACCTGCTCCCATCCCTGAGGAAGGCGCATGGGTTCAGGCAAAGACTCAGGAAGATATTTCCGGTTTCACACACGGAATCGGCTGGTGCGCACCACAGCAGGGCGCCTGCAAGCTGACTCTCAATGTCAAGAACGGAGTCATCGAGGAGGCTCTTGTCGAGACAATCGGATGCTCAGGAATGACACACTCGGCAGCTATGGCTTCTGAAATTCTCATCGGAAAGACAATCATCGAAGCCCTTAACACGGACCTTGTATGCGACGCGATCAACACCGCGATGCGCGAGCTTTTCCTTCAGATTGTATACGGACGCACTCAGTCCGCATATTCAAAGGACGGTCTAAAAGTCGGAGCCTCCCTTGAGGATCTCGGAAAGAATCTCCGCTCACAGGTCGGAACAATGTTCGCAACACGCAAGACAGGTCCGCGCTATCTTGAGATGACAGAAGGATATGTTGAGACTTGCGCCGTTGACAAGGACAACCAGATTATAGGTTACAACTGCATCAACTTCGGAAAGCTCATGGACGCGCTCAAGGCCGGAACAGATCCTAAAGAAGCAATCGAAAAGGCACGCACACACTACGGACGCGTTACAGAAGATCAGGGCATGGTCAAGCTCATCGACCCTAGAAAGGAATAA